The proteins below come from a single Eucalyptus grandis isolate ANBG69807.140 chromosome 3, ASM1654582v1, whole genome shotgun sequence genomic window:
- the LOC104436594 gene encoding protein CfxQ homolog isoform X2, translating into MEKLLCTWLPRMDALMLRVYFLLMNGMTPLHLAVWFSLHAEDCSTVEILLEHNADCSAEDDEKMTPLNHLSRGPASEKLRELLYRHLEEQRRKKALLACSETKAKMDELETELSNIVGLHELKVQLRKWAKGMLLDERRRALGLKVGARRPPHMAFLGNPGTGKTMVARILGKLLHMVGILATDRVTEVQRTDLVGEFVGHTGPKTRRKIKEAEGGILFVDEAYRLIPMQKEDDKDYGLEALEEIMSVMDSGSVVVIFAGYSEPMKRVISSNEGFCRRVTKFFHFDDFTSKDLAKILFIKMNEQGEDSLLYGFKLHPSCSEDAVAALIQTETTEKQRREMNGGLAATMLINARENLDLRLNFDCVDTDELTTITLEDLTAGLRLLSK; encoded by the exons ATGGAGAAACTCCTCTGCACATGGCTGCCAAGAATGGATGCACTGATGCTGCGCGTTTACTTCTTGCTCATG AATGGAATGACACCATTGCATCTAGCTGTTTGGTTCTCACTGCATGCTGAGGACTGCTCAACTGTTGAGATTTTGCTCGAGCATAATGCGGACTGCAGTGCAGAGGATGAT GAGAAGATGACTCCCCTAAATCACCTCTCACGAGGTCCAGCAAGTGAGAAGTTGAGGGAGTTGTTATATAGGCATCTTGAAGAGCAGCGGCGGAAGAAAGCCCTTCTTGCGTGCAGcgaaacaaaagcaaaaatggaTGAGCTTGAGACAGAATTATCTAATATCGTAGGTCTGCATGAGCTCAAGGTACAATTACGAAAATGGGCAAAGGGCATGCTTTTGGATGAGAGGCGCCGGGCTCTTGGCCTAAAAGTTGGAGCCAGAAGACCTCCTCACATGGCCTTCCTTGGAAATCCTGGAACAG GTAAGACAATGGTAGCAAGAATCCTTGGCAAATTGCTTCATATGGTGGGAATTTTAGCCACTGATAGGGTAACAGAAGTACAGCGGACGGATTTGGTAGGGGAATTCGTGGGTCATACTGGACCAAAGACCCGGAGAAAG ATTAAAGAAGCAGAGGGAGGTATTCTCTTTGTAGATGAAGCTTATCGGTTGATACCGATGCAAAAGGAAGATGATAAGGACTACGGATTAGAAGCATTGGAGGAGATAATGTCAGTCATGGACAGCGGGAGCGTTGTTGTCATATTTGCTGGATACAGTGAACCAATGAAGCGTGTGATCAGTTCTAATGAGGGCTTCTGCAGAAGAGTGACCAAGTTTTTCCATTTCGACGACTTTACCTCGAAAGATCTTGCCAAAATTCTTTTCATCAAGATGAACGAACAAGGAGAAGATAGCTTGTTGTATGGATTCAAGTTGCATCCATCGTGCAGTGAAGATGCTGTAGCGGCACTGATTCAGACAGAGACGACAGAGAAGCAGCGCCGGGAAATGAATGGAGGTTTAGCAGCAACCATGCTTATAAACGCCAGGGAGAACTTGGACCTTCGGCTCAATTTTGACTGTGTAGACACAGATGAACTAACAACGATCACCTTGGAGGATCTAACAGCGGGCCTTCGGTTGTTGTCCAAATAA
- the LOC104436592 gene encoding uncharacterized protein LOC104436592, with product MARGLMLTSQAKSTSTTFLSSLSTCSAPPVSRRRGFRASSPFARFFCKCARQELRPVPVTTAYEETFSKRMALAGLKPHHRIALGVSGGPDSMALCVLAADWKISGLDPAGKESGFIDGLLAIIVDHGLRAESREEANMVRERVAEMGIRCEIACCEWKDGRPEQGNLQEAAREMRYEMFHKVCIEQQFGILLLAHHADDQAELLVIRLSRNSGVLGLAGMAFTSQIFAKHAYSQGVDPMSGGILLVRPFLDFSKKDMYKICQENEQKWVEDPSNRSPLFVRNRIRMSLQEFSSSVFSSELQSLISACRRTRTHVDKICSNLLQEAVTVMDQGYAVIDLKTLNPSKVEDICLAKFIAHVAQYISQRHRPIRSNTSKLLLRYMRSSPCKTSLTAAGCYLCPAPGSRGTKILVCCSVNCPLPSKVELFTQEAEIMDNANTSSNLSSADASDVHFLNVTSGSVLDEAKRLNLISESTYRSVLMLQEEETNRFKYKSDVTPDYRPKYAIESVGTSHNQCLQPGQMGFFMNRFFISWKPCKEDVCRKFTQEETSSNGGLAVEGLDYKCTFCSLGHDMVAEIRHMMESDWLYLAELSKSQNVKSDPDNAVSSSVTEQAAEKASSCLDYARVSAGRVLQLLKPIPVAVRRSLPVLVDSQGLLLSIPSLSFKHCPCLEIEATFQPRVPLGGGHNSFI from the exons ATGGCGCGAGGACTCATGCTCACTTCGCAGGCCAAATCAACTTCGACCAccttcctctcttccctctcgACATGTTCGGCCCCGCCCGTCTCCCGTCGCCGCGGTTTCCGCGCCTCGAGCCCTTTCGCCCGCTTCTTCTGCAAGTGCGCTCGTCAAGAGCTCCGCCCGGTACCGGTCACGACAGCGTACGAGGAAACTTTCTCGAAGCGGATGGCTCTTGCCGGTCTCAAACCCCACCACCGTATCG CTTTGGGAGTCTCCGGTGGTCCTGATAGCATGGCACTATGTGTTCTAGCTGCTGATTGGAAAATCAGTGGCCTTGACCCTGCTGGCAAAGAGAGTGGGTTTATTGACGGGCTGTTGGCGATTATTGTCGACCACGGGCTGCGTGCGGAGAGCCGAGAGGAAGCAAATATGGTGCGTGAGCGCGTTGCTGAAATGG GTATCAGATGTGAGATTGCCTGTTGTGAGTGGAAGGATGGGAGGCCGGAGCAAGGAAACTTGCAAGAAGCAGCACGTGAAATGAG GTATGAGATGTTCCATAAAGTTTGCATCGAGCAGCAGTTTGGCATCCTGCTTCTTGCACATCATGCTGATGACCAG GCTGAGTTGTTGGTTATAAGACTGTCACGCAACAGTGGTGTGCTTGGACTTGCTGGCATGGCATTCACTTCTCAAATTTTTGCCAAACACGCATATTCTCAAGGTGTAGATCCAATGAGCGGCGGTATTCTTTTAGTGCGACCTTTTCTggatttttcaaagaaagatatGTACAAG ATTTGTCAAGAGAATGAGCAGAAATGGGTGGAAGATCCTTCAAATAGAAGTCCCTTATTTGTCCGTAACCGGATCCGAATGTCCTTGCAGGAATTTTCATCAA GTGTCTTTAGCTCTGAATTGCAATCTCTGATTTCTGCTTGCCGAAGAACACGCACGCACGTAGACAAAATATGTTCAAACTTGTTACAAGAGGCAGTGACTGTTATGGAC CAAGGATATGCTGTCATAGATTTGAAAACCCTCAATCCATCAAAAGTTGAGGACATTTGCCTGGCAAAATTCATTGCACATGTTGCACAG TACATCTCACAAAGACACAGACCTATTCGCAGTAACACGTCAAAATTGCTTCTGCGCTATATGCGTTCATCTCCGTGCAAG ACTTCCCTCACCGCAGCTGGTTGTTACCTTTGCCCAGCTCCTGGATCTAGAGGCACCAAAATCTTGGTTTGCTGTTCTGTTAACTGTCCTTTGCCCTCGAAAGTGGAGCTTTTTACTCAGGAAGCA GAAATCATGGATAATGCAAATACAAGTTCAAATCTGTCATCCGCAGATGCATCGGATGTGCATTTTTTGAATGTAACATCTGGATCTGTTCTAGACGAAGCCAAAAGACTAAACCTCATAAGTGAGTCCACCTATAGAAGTGTTCTCATGTTGCAGGAGGAGGAAACAAATCGTTTCAAATATAAGTCTGATGTGACACCAGACTATCGACCAAAGTATGCAATAGAATCTGTTGGTACATCTCACAATCAATGCCTTCAGCCTGGACAAATGggctttttcatgaatagaTTTTTTATCTCATGGAAACCATGCAAGGAGGATGTTTGCAGGAAGTTTACTCAAGAAGAAACTAGCTCCAATGGTGGTTTGGCTGTAGAAGGCTTGGACTATAAATGCACGTTTTGTAGCCTTGGCCATGATATGGTAGCTGAGATACGTCATATGATGGAGTCTGACTGGCTTTATCTCGCTGAGTTGTCAAAATCTCAAAATGTGAAGTCTGATCCAGATAATGCTGTTTCAAGTAGTGTTACGGAGCAAGCTGCAGAGAAAGCAAGCTCATGTCTTGATTATGCAAGGGTATCCGCAGGCAGGGTTCTCCAGTTGTTGAAACCTATTCCTGTTGCCGTGAGAAGAAGCTTGCCTGTCCTAGTTGATTCTCAGGGACTTCTACTAAGCATTCCG AGTCTTTCTTTCAAGCATTGCCCTTGTCTAGAGATTGAAGCCACATTCCAACCCAGAGTTCCACTTGGAGGAGGACATAACTCATTCATCTGA
- the LOC104436593 gene encoding probable chlorophyll(ide) b reductase NYC1, chloroplastic gives MATVTELHLCSGRFDRQFVSFRGNPRVFLPGFFHTGSKSFGKRSRLCVRHRCRSFRSEEDGDRERDGEKSRDDEVEVEVENERGRVLESTRTVFVGVSQLGSKLKDDYNKSVAELEKILSAAALQIGRYIITMMSTGVILAVGFQMSGGDSQLDTLIWYSWLGGVIIGTMIGANMVLDEHCRAGPRNVVITGSTRGLGKALAREFLLSGDRVIIASRSPESVDMTVKELEQNLMEVKQAASDSSKTSLAHAKVVGIPCDVCNPENVQNLANFAISELGSIDIWINNAGINKGFRPLLQFSDEDIQQIVSTNLVGSILCTREAMRVMKNQAKGGHVFNMDGAGSGGSSTPLTAVYGSTKCGLRQLQSSLLKECKRSKVGVHTASPGMVLTDLLLSGSTTKNKQMFNIICELPETVARSLVPRMRVVKGTGKAISYLTPPRILLALITAWLRRGRWFDDQGRALYAAEADRLRNWAENRTRFSFTDAMEMYTENTWVSVFSLSVVCAFIILSTTGTGSSFPGT, from the exons ATGGCCACGGTGACAGAGCTTCACTTGTGCTCGGGAAGGTTCGATCGCCAATTCGTCAGTTTTAGAGGGAACCCACGAGTGTTCTTGCCGGGTTTTTTCCATACGGGCTCGAAATCGTTCGGGAAGCGGAGTAGGTTGTGCGTGCGGCATCGGTGCCGGTCGTTCAGGAGCGAGGAAGATGGAGACAGGGAGAGGGATGGCGAGAAATCGAGGGACGatgaggtggaggtggaggtggagaaCGAGAGAGGTAGGGTTTTGGAGTCGACGAGGACTGTTTTCGTGGGTGTTTCTCAATTGGGTTCGAAATTGAAGGATGATTACAACAAATCGGTGGCTGAGCTTGAGAAGATACTTTCCGCTG ctgctcttcaAATTGGAAGATACATCATAACCATGATGAGCACTGGAGTGATTCTTGCTGTTGGTTTCCAGATGTCAG GTGGAGATAGTCAACTGGATACGTTGATCTGGTATAGCTGGCTTGGAGGGGTTATAATTGGAACAATGATTGGTGCTAACATGGTGTTAGATGAACATTGTCGAGCTGGTCCGCGTAATGTGGTCATCACTGGAAG TACGAGAGGGCTGGGAAAGGCACTTGCTCGcgaatttcttctttctggTGACCGTGTCATCATTGCTTCCAGAAG CCCTGAGTCTGTGGACATGACAGTCAAAGAGCTCGAACAGAACTTAATGGAAGTGAAACAGGCTGCGAGTGACTCATCTAAGACAAGTTTGGCACACGCAAAAGTGGTGGGAATACCATGTGACGTTTGTAACCCTGAAAATGTGCAGAATTTGGCAAATTTTGCCATTAGTGAGCTTGGTTCTATAGACATTTGG ATAAACAATGCTGGCATAAACAAAGGATTTAGACCATTGCTGCAATTCTCTGATGAAGATATTCAACAG ATCGTATCAACAAACCTAGTCGGCTCAATACTTTGTACCCGAGAAGCCATGCGCGTGATGAAAAATCAGGCTAAGGGGGGGCACGTATTTAACATGGATGGGGCAGGATCTGGCGGATCAAGTACTCCTTTGACAGCTGT CTATGGGTCAACAAAGTGTGGTCTGCGGCAACTTCAGTCATCTCTCCTTAAGGAGTGCAAGCGGTCCAAGGTGGGAGTTCATACCGCATCTCCTGGAATGGTTCTTACAGATTTACTTCTGAG TGGCTCGACAACAAAGAACAAGCAAATGTTCAACATTATTTGCGAGCTTCCTGAAACGGTTGCTAGAAGTCTAGTTCCTCGGATGCGGGTTGTAAAAGGGACGGGCAAGGCGATCAGTTATTTAACCCCTCCTAGAATCCTACTGGCCTTAATCACTGCGTGGTTGCGACGAGGTCGCTGGTTCGATGATCAG GGGAGGGCATTGTACGCCGCAGAGGCGGACCGACTTCGCAACTGGGCCGAAAATCGCACGAGGTTTTCTTTCACCGACGCAATGGAGATGTACACTGAGAACACTTGGGTGTCGGTTTTTTCGCTCTCCGTTGTTTGCGCCTTCATCATTCTTTCCACCACAGGAACAGGCAGCTCATTTCCAGGCACGTGA
- the LOC104439073 gene encoding proline-rich receptor-like protein kinase PERK1: MSAPAPAGPPPPSPPPGQLHRPCSCCASAVLAPCASSAGGRPACSAARLAPAPPPPRRRRAARSPASPPPPPPASPTEAPPPPATGGSPPSPPPPPSKAGGSPPPPSTPAASSRPPPPPPPSSPSSSSTGLVVGIAIGGVVVLAVLVVVVLFCSKKRRRRDPRAVPFPPEPKDDPLGGPPQHWQQNALPPTTPPAFDSRPLHSPVGSTVPPPFTSSSGGSGSNSGPENPYPSPLPGIELNFSKSKFTYEELRMATNGFSDANLLGQGGFGYVHKGVLPNGKEVAVKQLKAGGGQGEREFQAEMEIISRVHHRHLVSLVGYCITGSERLLVYEFLPNNSLHFHLHGKDRPTMDWATRLRIALGSARGLAYLHEDCHPRIIHRDIKAANILLDFKFEAKVADFGLAKFSSDVHTHISTRVMGTFGYLAPEYASSGKLTDKSDVFSFGVMLLELITGRKPVDTTTNLHESLVDWVRPLLARALDDENFNSLVDPRLQNNYNHDEMVRMVSCAAACIRHSARRRPRMSQIVRSLEGEMSLSDIDEGVRPGHSTVHANSEELRKIRKMAFGNQDYSSSEYGESTGESGTYRSGSSGDAHSSREMETRRMMRNTQGFKGGS; encoded by the exons ATGTCGGCGCCAGCTCCGGCCGGGCCccctccgccgtcgccgcccccCGGCCAACTCCACCGCCCCTGCTCCTGCTGCGCCTCCGCCGTCCTCGCCCCCTGCGCCTCCTCCGCCGGTGGCCGCCCCGCCTGCTCAGCCGCCCGCctcgcccccgccccc CCCCCGCCCCGCCGCCGGCGCGCCGCCCGCTCCCCTGCTtctccgccgcctcccccgccgGCTTCTCCTACAGAGGCCCCCCCGCCTCCCGCGACCGGCGGCTCTccgccttctcctcctcctcctccgagcAAAGCGGGCGGGTCGCCGCCCCCGCCCAGTACACCTGCAGCCTCTTctcgaccgccgccgccgccgccgccctcgtcgcCGAGCTCCTCGTCGACTGGTCTGGTGGTGGGGATTGCCATTGGCGGGGTGGTAGTGCTGGCGGTGTTGGTTGTGGTGGTCTTGTTTTGTAgtaagaagaggaggaggagagaccCTCGTGCCGTTCCTTTCCCGCCAGAGCCTAAAG ATGACCCTCTTGGCGGTCCGCCACAACATTGGCAACAGAATGCACTGCCACCCACTACTCCACCTGCATTTGACTCACGTCCACTGCATTCGCCCGTAGGCAGCACAGTGCCACCGCCATTCACGAGCAGCAGTGGAGGCTCAGGCTCCAATTCAGGCCCTGAAAATCCATATCCTTCTCCATTGCCAGGCATCGAATTAAATTTCTCCAAGAGCAAATTCACGTATGAGGAGTTAAGGATGGCCACAAATGGATTCTCAGATGCAAACCTTCTCGGACAGGGTGGTTTTGGTTACGTGCACAAGGGGGTCCTTCCAAATGGGAAGGAAGTCGCAGTGAAGCAGCTTAAAGCTGGGGGCGGCCAAGGAGAGCGTGAGTTCCAGGCCGAGATGGAAATAATCAGCCGAGTACATCACAGGCACTTGGTCTCCTTGGTAGGGTACTGCATAACGGGGTCTGAGAGACTGCTCGTTTACGAGTTTCTCCCGAACAACAGCTTGCACTTCCACTTGCATG GAAAAGATAGACCAACCATGGATTGGGCGACAAGACTGCGAATCGCTTTAGGATCTGCCAGGGGACTTGCCTATCTTCACGAGGACT GTCATCCTAGGATCATTCATCGTGATATCAAGGCAGCTAACATCTTGCtggatttcaaatttgaggctAAG GTTGCTGATTTTGGACTTGCGAAGTTCTCTTCAGATGTCCACACTCACATTTCTACAAGAGTGATGGGAACATTTGG CTACCTTGCTCCAGAATATGCATCGAGTGGGAAACTCACAGATAAATCAGATGTCTTCTCCTTTGGAGTAATGCTTTTGGAGTTGATCACAGGACGCAAACCAGTGGACACAACTACCAACTTGCACGAGAGCTTGGTTGACTGG GTGAGGCCCCTGTTGGCACGAGCTCTGGACGATGAAAACTTCAACTCTTTGGTAGATCCGAGGCTGCAAAATAACTACAATCACGATGAGATGGTTCGTATGGTTTCTTGTGCAGCTGCTTGCATACGTCATTCAGCACGCCGTCGACCAAGAATGAGCCAG ATTGTCCGTTCTTTAGAAGGCGAGATGTCCTTATCAGATATTGATGAGGGGGTCAGGCCTGGGCACAGCACCGTGCATGCAAATTCGGAAGAATTGAGAAAGATCAGAAAAATGGCATTCGGGAACCAAGATTACTCGAGCAGTGAATATGGTGAATCAACAGGCGAATCCGGCACTTACCGATCTGGCTCGAGTGGGGATGCCCACTCCTCCAGAGAGATGGAGACTCGGAGGATGATGCGAAATACCCAAGGTTTCAAAGGAGGCTCTTGA
- the LOC104436594 gene encoding protein CbxX, chromosomal isoform X1 has product MQRPQEQQRSRSRKSSGTIHGCAQSGDITGLQKLLRDDPSLVNERNPVMAQTPLHVSAGYNRSDIVKFLLNWQGPEKVEMEAKNMYGETPLHMAAKNGCTDAARLLLAHGAFIEAKANNGMTPLHLAVWFSLHAEDCSTVEILLEHNADCSAEDDEKMTPLNHLSRGPASEKLRELLYRHLEEQRRKKALLACSETKAKMDELETELSNIVGLHELKVQLRKWAKGMLLDERRRALGLKVGARRPPHMAFLGNPGTGKTMVARILGKLLHMVGILATDRVTEVQRTDLVGEFVGHTGPKTRRKIKEAEGGILFVDEAYRLIPMQKEDDKDYGLEALEEIMSVMDSGSVVVIFAGYSEPMKRVISSNEGFCRRVTKFFHFDDFTSKDLAKILFIKMNEQGEDSLLYGFKLHPSCSEDAVAALIQTETTEKQRREMNGGLAATMLINARENLDLRLNFDCVDTDELTTITLEDLTAGLRLLSK; this is encoded by the exons atgcAGAGGCCGCAAGAACAGCAGCGTTCGAGATCTAGGAAATCGAGCGGCACCATCCACGGCTGCGCGCAGTCTGGAGACATCACCGGCCTCCAGAAGCTGCTCAGGGACGACCCGTCTCTCGTCAATGAAAGAAACCCCGTT ATGGCCCAGACACCGCTCCATGTTTCTGCAGGATACAATAGGTCTGATATAGTTAAATTTTTGCTCAACTGGCAAGGACCtgaaaaggttgagatggaagcCAAGAACATG TATGGAGAAACTCCTCTGCACATGGCTGCCAAGAATGGATGCACTGATGCTGCGCGTTTACTTCTTGCTCATGGTGCTTTTATTGAAGCCAAAGCAAAT AATGGAATGACACCATTGCATCTAGCTGTTTGGTTCTCACTGCATGCTGAGGACTGCTCAACTGTTGAGATTTTGCTCGAGCATAATGCGGACTGCAGTGCAGAGGATGAT GAGAAGATGACTCCCCTAAATCACCTCTCACGAGGTCCAGCAAGTGAGAAGTTGAGGGAGTTGTTATATAGGCATCTTGAAGAGCAGCGGCGGAAGAAAGCCCTTCTTGCGTGCAGcgaaacaaaagcaaaaatggaTGAGCTTGAGACAGAATTATCTAATATCGTAGGTCTGCATGAGCTCAAGGTACAATTACGAAAATGGGCAAAGGGCATGCTTTTGGATGAGAGGCGCCGGGCTCTTGGCCTAAAAGTTGGAGCCAGAAGACCTCCTCACATGGCCTTCCTTGGAAATCCTGGAACAG GTAAGACAATGGTAGCAAGAATCCTTGGCAAATTGCTTCATATGGTGGGAATTTTAGCCACTGATAGGGTAACAGAAGTACAGCGGACGGATTTGGTAGGGGAATTCGTGGGTCATACTGGACCAAAGACCCGGAGAAAG ATTAAAGAAGCAGAGGGAGGTATTCTCTTTGTAGATGAAGCTTATCGGTTGATACCGATGCAAAAGGAAGATGATAAGGACTACGGATTAGAAGCATTGGAGGAGATAATGTCAGTCATGGACAGCGGGAGCGTTGTTGTCATATTTGCTGGATACAGTGAACCAATGAAGCGTGTGATCAGTTCTAATGAGGGCTTCTGCAGAAGAGTGACCAAGTTTTTCCATTTCGACGACTTTACCTCGAAAGATCTTGCCAAAATTCTTTTCATCAAGATGAACGAACAAGGAGAAGATAGCTTGTTGTATGGATTCAAGTTGCATCCATCGTGCAGTGAAGATGCTGTAGCGGCACTGATTCAGACAGAGACGACAGAGAAGCAGCGCCGGGAAATGAATGGAGGTTTAGCAGCAACCATGCTTATAAACGCCAGGGAGAACTTGGACCTTCGGCTCAATTTTGACTGTGTAGACACAGATGAACTAACAACGATCACCTTGGAGGATCTAACAGCGGGCCTTCGGTTGTTGTCCAAATAA